ACGGTTCTCCCCACTCGCGGCGCGCGGTGGAAGCCGCGATCAGGCAGCAGGCCGCCACGTCGGCGGAGATTCACCTGCTCAACGTGCAGATTCCCATCGAATCCGGACACGCCCGCATGTTCGTCGATCACGACGAGCTGCAGGACTACTACCGCGAGGAGGGGCTGGCGGCGCTGGCGGAAGCGCGTGCGCTCCTCGACGCCGCAGGGATCGCCTACACGC
This sequence is a window from Betaproteobacteria bacterium. Protein-coding genes within it:
- a CDS encoding universal stress protein; the protein is MAKVLIGVDGSPHSRRAVEAAIRQQAATSAEIHLLNVQIPIESGHARMFVDHDELQDYYREEGLAALAEARALLDAAGIAYTHHIAVGHVAQTIAAYAREKGFDQIVLGSHGRGTLTHLLLGSVATDVLRLAEVPVTLVK